The DNA sequence AGCGCAGGCTCGCCTCGATGTTGCCGCCGTCCACGGTCACGATCGCCGCCGTGGTCTTTTTCGCGAGGGCGAGGGCGACGAATTCGCGCGCCACGTCTTCCGCCGTCACTTCCTGCTTGAGCAGGTTGCCGGCCATGTAGTCGGCCTCGCTTAAGCCCCTCGCCTTCGAGCGCGACGCGATCATGTCGCCGGTGAGTAATCCCGAGCGGATGCGGTCGGCGTTGACCGCGTTCGAGCGGATGCCGTCCGCGCCGTGGTCGAGGGCGTATTGCTTCATCAGGAACAGCGTCGCCGCCTTGGGCAACCCGTAGGGGCCGAAGTCGCGGCCCGGGTTGACCGCCTGCTTCGAGGTATTGAACAGCAGGCACCCGCCCAATCCTTGCGCGCGCATGATGCGGACCGCGTGCTGCGCCACCCGCTGGTGGGCGAAGAAATTCAACTCGAAGCTTTGGCGCAGGGCGGCCTCGTCCACGTCGCCGATGCGGCCCTGCCAGGCGGCGCCCGCGTTGGACACCACGATATCGACCCCGCCGTAGGCGGCGGCGATGCGGTCGAACGCGGCCGCCACCTCGGCCGCGTCGGTCACGTCGCAGCCGAGCCCGAGACCCTTGACCGCCTTGGCCGCCGCCTCGGCGGCCTTGGCGTCGCGATCGAGCACGCAGACCTCGGCCCCTTCGGCGGCGAAGGCTTTCGCCGTCGCCGCGCCGATGCCGGAGCCGCCGCCGGTAACGACCACCACGTGGCGCGCGAGCGGCTTTTCGGCGCCCTTGCCCAATTTCGCCTGTTCGAGCGACCAGTATTCCACGTCGAAGGTGTCGGGCTCGGGGATCACCTGGTAGCGCCCGAGGGCCTCGGCGTCGCGGATGACCTCGACGTTGGTCTCGGCGAGATCGGCGGCGATCCGCGCCGCCTTTTTCGATTCGCCGAGCCCGAACAGGCCGAGCCCCGGCACCAGCACCACGCGCGGGATTGGGTCGAGTTCCTTCTTCGCGCCCTTGAAACGTTTGTTGTTGCGCGCGAAGTAGACGCGGTAGTCGGCGACGTAATCCCCGAGCGCCTTTTCGGCGGCCGACCTGAAGGCCGCGAGCTTGCCCGCTTCCGGCGCGGGCACGATCAAGGGCTTTTGCTTGGTGCGGATGACGTGATCGGGGGTCGCGGTGCCGGCCTGGCCGTAGCGGGCGAGGTCGCGGCCGTCGACGAACGCGCGTACCGTCGGATTAGTGCGGAAATCGAACACCAGACGCTTCCACTCATTACTCGCCCGCCTGTCGGCGGGACCGCGCCAGGCAGGGTTGACCGGAATGGCGAGCAGGCCGCGCAGGATGGGCGCCACCTCGGCCACGCTCGCGATCTTTTTCGGCAGCGGGCGGAGCGCGAACGTCTTGCGCCCGGCTTTCTTGATGCGCGCTTCCGCCGCCGAGACATGGCCGATCATGCGCCCGTAGGCTTCCTTCGCCGTCGCCCCGAAGGTGAAAATCCCGTGCTTCAGCAGGATTAATCCCTCGACGTCGGGATGGGCGCGGTAAATCTCGGCGGCTTTCTTGGCGAGCGCGAAGCCCGGCATGATGTAGGGCACGTAGGCCATTGTCGCGCCGTACACTTCGCGGCAGAGGGCCTCGCCGTCCGGCTGGTCGGTAAGCGCGAGCACCGCGTTGGAATGGGTATGGTCGATGAAGGGGTGCGGGATGAAGGCGTGCAGCAGCGTCTCGACCGAGGGATTGGGCGATCCGGAATCGATCAGGTTGCCGCGCTGGACGTTGACCATGTCTTCGTCCGAAAGCGCCTTGAGCTTCAAGAGGCCGAGCAGCGGTTTCAGCCGCACGGCGGGCAGGCCCTGGGGCTCGATGGTCGCCATGTCCCAGCCCGAGCCCTTGACGCAGAGCACCTCGACATCCTCCCCGGCGAGATCGCGCATCCGCGTCTTGACCGAGGTGTTGCCGCCCCCGTGCAGCACCAGCCTGGGCTCGCCCCCCAACAGGCGCGTGGTGTAGACCCGGAGCGCCACGTCGCGGGCGATGCCTTGCAGGGCGTAGTGCTTGACGCAGGCCTCGGCGTCGCGGTCGGACCAGAGATTTTTCATGGTGGCGCTATCTTCCATCTTCCCGCTTCGGCTGCCGGAACGGCTCGCTTTATCCTCCGCGCCGAGGCTCCGCGCAAGGTTCACGGCTTCGCGGGCGCGCGGCTTCCGGGGGCGGACGATCCGGTCCCCGCCATCCGATTGTCCCCGCTTTCCACCGGATTCACACGCCGTCCCGCCCCCTCCGGCCCGTCCCGGGCTTGCTAGTTTGCCTGCCGCCGCTCCGACCGCGCCGGGTGCGCGGGGACAACGGGCGTGGCTGTTTTTGGGAACAGGGGACTTCGCATGAAAGTTCGCCTTGCCCGGACGGGAACGATCCTGGTCGCGGGTTCGATCGGGATTCTGTCATCCTGCGGATGGGTCCAGGAAAAGTTCCAGGTGGACTCGTTCGTGCACCGCGACGAGGCCATGTCCGGCAAAAGCGGCGGACCCTTGGTGAAGGATCTCGATAAGCCCGGAAACATCATCATCCGGCCCTTCGACCTGGACAAGGGAACGCTGCTCGGCTCGACCCAACCGGCGAGTCAACAGGCGGTTACCGACAAGAGCGCGCGCGACCGGCTGCTCGATCACTTGCTTTACCTCTCCGACCAGGTGTGCGAACAGCATAAGACCCGGATCGCCGCCAACGCCGCTAGCATGAATGCGACCTTTTCCGGGATCACCACCCTGCTCGGCGCGGCCGGAGCCATCGTCACCGGCGAGACCGCCGCC is a window from the Rhodospirillales bacterium genome containing:
- a CDS encoding bifunctional aldolase/short-chain dehydrogenase gives rise to the protein MKNLWSDRDAEACVKHYALQGIARDVALRVYTTRLLGGEPRLVLHGGGNTSVKTRMRDLAGEDVEVLCVKGSGWDMATIEPQGLPAVRLKPLLGLLKLKALSDEDMVNVQRGNLIDSGSPNPSVETLLHAFIPHPFIDHTHSNAVLALTDQPDGEALCREVYGATMAYVPYIMPGFALAKKAAEIYRAHPDVEGLILLKHGIFTFGATAKEAYGRMIGHVSAAEARIKKAGRKTFALRPLPKKIASVAEVAPILRGLLAIPVNPAWRGPADRRASNEWKRLVFDFRTNPTVRAFVDGRDLARYGQAGTATPDHVIRTKQKPLIVPAPEAGKLAAFRSAAEKALGDYVADYRVYFARNNKRFKGAKKELDPIPRVVLVPGLGLFGLGESKKAARIAADLAETNVEVIRDAEALGRYQVIPEPDTFDVEYWSLEQAKLGKGAEKPLARHVVVVTGGGSGIGAATAKAFAAEGAEVCVLDRDAKAAEAAAKAVKGLGLGCDVTDAAEVAAAFDRIAAAYGGVDIVVSNAGAAWQGRIGDVDEAALRQSFELNFFAHQRVAQHAVRIMRAQGLGGCLLFNTSKQAVNPGRDFGPYGLPKAATLFLMKQYALDHGADGIRSNAVNADRIRSGLLTGDMIASRSKARGLSEADYMAGNLLKQEVTAEDVAREFVALALAKKTTAAIVTVDGGNIEASLR